A stretch of Mesoplodon densirostris isolate mMesDen1 chromosome 7, mMesDen1 primary haplotype, whole genome shotgun sequence DNA encodes these proteins:
- the LOC132493910 gene encoding olfactory receptor 5G3-like — translation MEDQNQTAVTDFLFLGLTDHLYQQIVLFVILLLVYLATVGGNLGMIILIWADPRLHTPMYFFLSHLSFVDMCSSSSIAPKTLCDIFAKKKDISLMGCAAQMWFFGLFVATECFLLASMAYDRYMAICKPLLYTLVMSQRVCVQLVIGPYAVALISTMTHTTLTFCLPFCGPNIINHHFFCDISPLLSLACADTWTNKLVLFILAGAIGVLSGLIITVSYVCILMAILRIQTADGRRKAFFTCSSHLVAVSILYGTLFFIYVRPSSGSSLLINKVISLFYTVVIPMLNTLIYSLRNKEVKNAFSRKFERKNCLVSR, via the coding sequence ATGGAAGATCAGAATCAAACAGCAGTGACTGACTTTCTTTTCTTGGGCCTCACGGATCATCTCTATCAGCAGATTGTCCTCTTTGTCATTCTCCTCCTTGTCTATCTTGCCACAGTGGGGGGCAATTTGGGGATGATCATTCTCATATGGGCGGATCCCAGACTCCACACACCTATGTACTTTTTTCTTAGCCATTTGTCCTTTGTGGACATGTGTTCCTCTTCTTCCATTGCCCCCAAGACGCTGTGTGATATCTttgcaaagaaaaaagacatcTCTTTGATGGGTTGTGCTGCACAGATGTGGTTCTTTGGTCTTTTTGTGGCAACCGAATGTTTCCTCCTGGCTTCCATGGCCTATGATCGGTATATGGCCATCTGTAAGCCCTTGTTGTACACACTTGTTATGTCCCAGAGGGTCTGTGTACAGCTGGTTATAGGCCCTTATGCTGTGGCTCTTATAAGCACCATGACTCATACAACTCTCACTTTTTGCTTACCCTTCTGTGGTCCAAATATTATCAATCATCActttttctgtgatatttcaCCACTGCTTTCCCTAGCGTGTGCAGACACCTGGACCAATAAGTTGGTGCTTTTCATCTTGGCTGGAGCAATAGGAGTACTCAGTGGCCTGATCATCACAGTCTCCTATGTTTGCATCCTGATGGCCATCCTGAGGATCCAGACTGCTGATGGGAGGAGGAAGGCTTTTTTTACTTGTTCTTCTCACCTGGTAGCTGTCTccatcctttatgggactcttttcttcatttatgtCCGACCTAGCTCAGGTTCCTCCCTACTCATTAATAAAGTGATTTCTCTCTTTTACACTGTGGTGATCCCCATGTTGAACACCCTCATCTACAGCTTGAGGAACAAGGAGGTGAAAAATGCATTCAGTAGGAAGTTTGAAAGGAAAAATTGTCTAGTAAGTAGGTAA